A genomic segment from bacterium encodes:
- a CDS encoding glutamine amidotransferase translates to MTAVLRICHLYPDLLNLYGDRGNIMVLVGRARRRGIEAVVRDAGLGDEIRPGDADLFFIGGGEDRQQRIAVGDLVGPKRGPLEDAVADGAVMLAVCGGYQLVGKYYRPAEGDDLPGLGLLDLWTEHAGPQVPRLIGNLVIQPDGGEPPLVGFENHGGRTFLGPGARPLGRVVVGYGNNGTDHTEGAVSRRVYGTYLHGPLLPKNPAFADRLIREALSRRFPEVALAPLPDVLEARAREAMLTRLGAGTA, encoded by the coding sequence GTGACCGCCGTCCTGCGGATCTGTCATCTCTATCCGGACCTCCTCAACCTCTACGGGGACCGTGGCAACATCATGGTGCTCGTGGGCCGCGCGCGCCGCCGCGGCATCGAGGCCGTCGTCCGGGACGCCGGACTCGGCGACGAGATCCGGCCCGGCGACGCGGACCTGTTCTTTATCGGTGGCGGGGAGGATCGCCAGCAGCGCATCGCCGTCGGCGATCTGGTCGGCCCCAAGCGTGGCCCGCTCGAAGACGCCGTCGCGGACGGGGCGGTGATGCTGGCGGTGTGCGGCGGGTATCAGCTCGTCGGGAAATACTACCGGCCGGCGGAGGGCGACGATCTTCCCGGGCTCGGCCTGCTCGATCTCTGGACGGAGCACGCCGGCCCTCAGGTCCCGCGGCTTATCGGCAATCTCGTCATTCAGCCCGACGGTGGTGAGCCGCCGCTCGTCGGGTTTGAGAACCACGGCGGCCGTACGTTCCTCGGCCCGGGCGCCCGCCCGCTCGGCCGCGTCGTGGTCGGCTACGGCAACAATGGGACGGACCACACCGAAGGCGCGGTGTCGCGCCGGGTCTACGGGACGTACCTGCACGGACCGCTGCTGCCCAAGAACCCCGCGTTCGCGGACCGGCTGATTCGCGAGGCGCTGAGCCGGCGGTTCCCCGAGGTCGCGCTCGCGCCGTTGCCGGACGTGCTGGAGGCGCGGGCCCGCGAGGCGATGCTGACCCGCCTGGGGGCCGGGACTGCCTGA